The following are encoded together in the Streptomyces tsukubensis genome:
- a CDS encoding NAD(P)-binding domain-containing protein, with the protein MVAVVNAAQARDVIRGENGLLSAAHPDLTIVLLSTVDLPAVRELAAACEEAGVGFLDCGVTPGDKAAEHGMVAILGGADDTVERAMPVLRDWAKKVVHCGPSGAGMATKIARNVITYGSWRTVAEASALVEAAGVDLDSLATVIENADPEGATLLQLLHMKQDGVPESLLKQVEGLMVKDLSAARELGTALGVDTPLVNIAHDRARQTLGLDEAPVRPTAPLPEDRRERGVEMMRRVYGPELAQSVGEPADPFTADTLDYLFADVWSRSGLSVRDRRLLTLGVAASTGRADLIKIQTAGALANGEFTPRQLHEAVLHLALYVGWCNATATHQGVTAALADHTAPAQESPEER; encoded by the coding sequence ATGGTGGCGGTCGTCAACGCGGCGCAGGCGCGCGATGTCATCCGCGGTGAGAACGGGCTGCTCTCCGCGGCCCACCCCGACCTGACGATCGTGCTGCTCAGCACCGTCGACCTGCCCGCCGTCCGCGAGCTGGCCGCCGCCTGTGAGGAGGCCGGCGTCGGATTCCTGGACTGCGGCGTCACCCCCGGCGACAAGGCCGCCGAGCACGGCATGGTCGCCATCCTCGGCGGCGCCGACGACACGGTCGAGCGGGCGATGCCGGTACTGCGGGACTGGGCCAAGAAGGTCGTGCACTGCGGTCCTTCAGGCGCCGGCATGGCCACCAAGATCGCCCGCAATGTCATCACGTACGGCAGTTGGCGCACGGTCGCCGAGGCGTCGGCGCTGGTGGAGGCGGCGGGGGTGGACCTCGACTCGCTCGCCACCGTCATCGAGAACGCCGATCCCGAGGGCGCCACTCTGCTGCAACTGCTGCACATGAAGCAGGACGGCGTGCCGGAGTCACTGCTCAAGCAGGTCGAGGGCCTGATGGTCAAGGACCTCTCCGCCGCGCGGGAGTTGGGCACCGCGCTCGGCGTGGACACGCCTCTGGTGAACATCGCCCACGACCGCGCGCGGCAGACCCTCGGGCTGGACGAGGCCCCCGTACGGCCCACCGCTCCGCTGCCCGAGGACCGGCGCGAGCGGGGCGTGGAGATGATGAGACGGGTCTACGGCCCCGAACTCGCGCAGAGTGTCGGCGAACCGGCCGACCCCTTCACCGCCGACACCCTCGACTATCTCTTCGCGGATGTCTGGAGCCGCTCCGGACTGTCCGTACGAGACCGGCGGCTGCTCACCCTCGGCGTGGCCGCGTCCACCGGCCGTGCCGACCTGATCAAGATCCAGACCGCCGGAGCCCTCGCCAACGGGGAGTTCACCCCGCGGCAACTGCACGAGGCGGTGCTGCACCTGGCGCTCTATGTCGGCTGGTGCAACGCCACCGCCACCCACCAGGGCGTCACCGCCGCCCTGGCCGACCACACCGCACCCGCCCAGGAATCACCGGAGGAACGATGA
- a CDS encoding cytochrome P450, whose protein sequence is MTESLPDMPVQRTRLLDPPLEYDQLREEQPVTRVRFPNGSTGWLVTRFEEGSEVFSDPRMSARRPRHDTPEGEVSEADNEAPFNPTFVMMDEPDHSQYRRLLTGRFTPKSVGKNLQPYIDKIVEEHLDAIAAGPETFDFVQAMSLPIPCLVICELLGVPYEDRDGFHHATEIMMDMSHSREERDSGAKWLIDYITALVAKKRADKATEGLLAELIQVADEEGSFLTDDELIGMGVLLLFAGHDTTASMIGLSTLTLLTHPEQRQDLAENPAKIGPAVEELLRYLTIVQFGLGRVAKEDLELGGQRIRAGELVVVAMPAANRDPRVFDNPDTPDFDRRMTRHLAFGYGVHQCLGQNIARAELKTVLPRLFARFPNLRLAVPAEEVPMDTYGTNYAVKKLMVTR, encoded by the coding sequence ATGACCGAGTCCCTTCCCGACATGCCCGTCCAGCGCACCCGGCTGCTGGACCCGCCGCTCGAATACGACCAGCTGCGCGAGGAGCAGCCCGTCACCCGGGTCCGTTTCCCCAACGGTTCCACCGGCTGGCTGGTGACCCGCTTCGAGGAGGGCAGCGAGGTCTTCTCCGACCCACGGATGAGTGCCCGCCGCCCCCGGCACGACACCCCCGAGGGAGAGGTGTCCGAGGCCGACAACGAAGCGCCGTTCAACCCGACGTTCGTGATGATGGACGAGCCCGACCACAGCCAGTACCGCAGGCTGCTGACCGGCCGTTTCACCCCCAAGAGCGTAGGGAAGAACCTCCAGCCCTACATCGACAAGATCGTCGAAGAGCACTTGGACGCCATCGCCGCCGGGCCCGAGACCTTCGACTTCGTCCAGGCGATGTCGCTGCCCATCCCCTGCCTGGTCATCTGCGAACTGCTCGGTGTCCCCTATGAGGACAGGGACGGCTTCCACCACGCCACCGAGATCATGATGGACATGTCCCACAGCCGCGAGGAGCGCGACAGCGGCGCCAAGTGGCTCATCGACTACATCACCGCCCTGGTCGCCAAGAAGCGTGCGGACAAAGCCACCGAGGGGTTGCTGGCCGAGCTGATCCAGGTCGCCGACGAGGAGGGCTCCTTCCTCACCGACGACGAGCTGATCGGTATGGGTGTACTGCTGCTTTTCGCCGGACACGACACGACGGCCAGCATGATCGGCCTCTCCACCCTGACCCTGCTCACCCACCCCGAGCAGCGCCAGGACCTCGCCGAGAACCCGGCGAAGATCGGCCCGGCCGTCGAGGAACTGCTGCGCTATCTGACCATCGTGCAGTTCGGCCTCGGGCGGGTCGCCAAGGAGGATCTGGAACTCGGCGGCCAGCGGATCCGTGCGGGCGAACTCGTCGTGGTCGCGATGCCCGCCGCCAACCGTGACCCGCGCGTCTTCGACAACCCGGACACCCCCGACTTCGACCGCAGGATGACCCGCCACCTCGCCTTCGGCTACGGCGTCCACCAGTGCCTCGGCCAGAACATCGCCCGCGCCGAGCTGAAGACCGTCCTGCCTCGGCTCTTCGCGCGCTTCCCGAACCTGCGGCTCGCCGTGCCCGCGGAGGAGGTGCCCATGGACACCTACGGCACCAACTACGCGGTGAAGAAGCTCATGGTCACCCGCTGA
- a CDS encoding TetR/AcrR family transcriptional regulator produces MCAQPTPPEPPAGERPRSRRGEGDRLRGEILDAVNRLLVEWGSTEKLTIRAVAKEVGVAAPSLYLHFSDKTEMIWEALADKYRDLADQMRTSDERVAHENGGDPLARLRAQVHTYCRFALRAPGQYRLMYEMRQPTVDPGRIGRHPARLVSERFREAVGRCKDDGYVLTLPAEQLAQTLWAGLHGNVALTHSLFPDVSAEHLVLGLADGLLDSMIRLPGRASGAARDEGEDSAVVTAIRAILSGAEVPELGADTA; encoded by the coding sequence ATGTGCGCGCAGCCGACCCCACCCGAGCCACCCGCCGGCGAGCGGCCCCGCAGCCGCAGGGGTGAGGGCGACCGGCTGCGCGGGGAGATCCTGGACGCGGTCAACCGGCTGCTGGTCGAGTGGGGCAGCACCGAGAAGCTGACCATCAGGGCCGTCGCCAAGGAGGTGGGGGTCGCCGCGCCCAGCCTCTACCTGCACTTCTCGGACAAGACCGAGATGATCTGGGAGGCGCTGGCGGACAAGTACCGCGACCTCGCCGACCAGATGCGTACCTCGGACGAGCGGGTCGCCCACGAGAACGGGGGCGACCCGCTCGCCCGGCTGCGGGCCCAGGTGCACACCTACTGCCGCTTCGCCCTGCGCGCCCCCGGCCAGTACCGGCTCATGTACGAGATGCGCCAGCCCACCGTCGACCCGGGGCGCATCGGACGCCACCCCGCCCGCCTGGTCTCGGAACGCTTCCGCGAGGCCGTAGGGCGCTGCAAGGACGACGGCTATGTGCTCACCCTCCCGGCGGAACAACTCGCCCAGACCTTGTGGGCAGGGCTGCACGGCAACGTCGCCCTCACCCACAGCCTCTTCCCTGACGTCTCCGCGGAGCACCTCGTCCTCGGCCTCGCCGACGGGCTGCTGGACTCCATGATCCGCCTCCCGGGCAGAGCGTCCGGGGCCGCCCGGGACGAGGGCGAGGACTCCGCGGTGGTCACCGCGATCCGCGCCATACTCAGCGGGGCGGAGGTCCCCGAACTCGGCGCGGACACGGCCTGA
- a CDS encoding TIGR03086 family metal-binding protein, with translation MIDLKPACGRMIDLLAAVSDDQLTSPTPCANYTLGALIDHVDEAAVGFAVLGRKEGGEQPGPDAGADSATHHGAVGRETVAEHVRVLGEAWDDPAAWYGGTATAGFELSNEVWGRIALTEMVVHSWDIARSLDRPVHLPEETLRVCLDHVTTFLPNAPVPELWGPAVAVPPDAPLLDHIVAATGRTP, from the coding sequence ATGATCGACCTGAAACCGGCCTGTGGCCGGATGATCGACCTGCTCGCAGCTGTTTCCGATGATCAACTCACCAGCCCCACTCCCTGTGCCAATTACACCTTGGGTGCCCTCATCGACCATGTCGACGAAGCCGCGGTGGGGTTCGCCGTACTCGGCCGCAAGGAAGGTGGCGAACAGCCGGGCCCGGACGCCGGTGCCGACTCCGCGACGCACCATGGGGCCGTCGGGCGAGAGACCGTCGCCGAGCATGTACGAGTGCTCGGTGAGGCCTGGGACGACCCCGCCGCCTGGTACGGCGGCACCGCGACGGCAGGGTTCGAGCTGTCGAACGAGGTGTGGGGCAGGATCGCGCTGACCGAAATGGTGGTGCACAGCTGGGACATCGCCCGTTCCCTCGACCGCCCCGTACATCTGCCCGAGGAGACGCTGCGGGTCTGCCTCGATCATGTGACGACGTTCCTCCCGAACGCCCCCGTGCCTGAGCTGTGGGGCCCGGCGGTCGCGGTGCCGCCCGACGCTCCCCTGCTCGATCACATCGTGGCCGCCACCGGTCGGACGCCGTAA
- a CDS encoding NADP-dependent oxidoreductase codes for MQAVQFDRFGSPDVLGIRSAPEPHAARGEVRVAVRAGAVSPVDLALRAGESPSRDSLALPHIPGVDAAGVIDEVGEGVEGFAIGDEVFGAVDVARLGGASAQFAVLAFWAVKPAALSWEEAGGAGTSVETATRALDLLGVGEEVDTTLLIDGATGGVGSIAVQLAVARGARVVGTGRPGSEEFLSGLGATPLPYGPGLPERVRALGISRVDRALDVAGAGSLDELISLTDGPRSVVTLADFTGPSREVRLSLGQFGGQPDGRHGLAVAADLAEKGLFRVPVQAVFPAGRAAEAHAAAGTGPRRGKTVIDLTALTPGR; via the coding sequence ATGCAAGCAGTGCAGTTCGACCGTTTCGGTTCTCCCGACGTACTCGGCATCCGCTCCGCGCCCGAGCCGCACGCAGCTCGGGGCGAGGTGCGCGTCGCGGTCCGCGCCGGCGCGGTTTCGCCGGTCGACCTCGCGCTGCGGGCCGGTGAATCACCCTCACGCGACAGCCTTGCCCTGCCCCACATCCCTGGCGTGGACGCGGCCGGCGTGATCGACGAGGTCGGCGAGGGCGTAGAAGGCTTTGCCATCGGGGACGAAGTGTTCGGCGCCGTCGATGTCGCCCGACTGGGCGGGGCGAGCGCGCAGTTCGCCGTCCTGGCGTTCTGGGCGGTGAAGCCGGCCGCTCTGTCCTGGGAGGAAGCGGGTGGAGCCGGGACGAGCGTGGAGACGGCGACCCGTGCCCTGGACCTGCTCGGCGTGGGCGAGGAGGTGGACACGACCCTGCTGATCGACGGCGCGACGGGTGGTGTCGGGAGCATCGCCGTGCAACTGGCCGTGGCTCGTGGAGCCCGTGTCGTCGGGACCGGCCGCCCCGGCAGCGAAGAATTCCTCTCCGGTCTCGGCGCGACCCCCCTGCCCTACGGGCCCGGCCTGCCCGAGCGGGTTCGCGCGCTGGGCATCTCACGTGTCGACCGCGCGCTCGACGTGGCCGGAGCCGGCTCGCTCGATGAACTCATCAGTCTCACCGACGGACCTCGGTCGGTGGTGACCCTGGCGGATTTCACCGGCCCCAGCCGTGAAGTGCGCCTCTCCCTAGGCCAGTTCGGCGGGCAGCCCGACGGGCGCCACGGACTCGCCGTCGCTGCGGATCTCGCCGAAAAGGGACTGTTCAGGGTACCGGTCCAGGCGGTCTTCCCCGCCGGCCGGGCGGCCGAAGCACACGCTGCGGCGGGGACGGGCCCCCGTCGCGGGAAGACCGTCATCGATCTCACGGCGCTCACGCCCGGCCGCTGA
- a CDS encoding TetR/AcrR family transcriptional regulator, translating into MTRKPRVDAELNRLRIIAVARAAFAGEGLDLPMREIARRAGLGIATVHRHFPARSDLVTAALAELVAECRGDMRASLDEPDPWRALSGVVHGFAKHRLRDRGLNEALLGSHPAAAAFAVDRREQARAMEQLVARAREAGAVRPDVTVEDVRVCLGAIASFRLGHSATDLQRLVELLLIGLAADASASPERGARRLRPRRQAIP; encoded by the coding sequence GTGACTCGGAAACCACGCGTGGACGCGGAGCTCAACCGTCTGCGTATCATCGCCGTCGCCCGCGCCGCCTTCGCCGGCGAAGGGCTCGACCTGCCGATGCGGGAGATCGCCCGCCGCGCCGGTCTGGGCATCGCCACGGTCCACCGGCACTTCCCGGCACGCTCCGACCTCGTCACGGCGGCGCTCGCTGAGCTGGTCGCGGAATGCCGTGGGGACATGCGGGCGTCTCTGGACGAGCCCGATCCCTGGCGCGCGCTCAGCGGCGTCGTACATGGCTTCGCGAAGCACCGGTTGCGGGACCGCGGACTGAATGAGGCTCTGTTGGGTTCCCACCCGGCGGCGGCAGCCTTCGCTGTCGACCGCCGCGAACAGGCACGGGCGATGGAGCAGCTCGTGGCCCGCGCCCGCGAGGCCGGTGCGGTGCGTCCGGACGTCACCGTCGAGGACGTACGCGTATGCCTCGGGGCCATTGCCTCGTTCCGTCTGGGGCACTCCGCCACAGACCTTCAGCGACTCGTCGAACTCCTTCTGATCGGGCTGGCAGCAGACGCCAGCGCATCCCCCGAGCGCGGCGCACGGCGGCTGCGTCCACGTCGACAAGCCATACCGTGA
- a CDS encoding class I SAM-dependent methyltransferase — MVEHDAYTLTREGYDAAAPTYAELFRDSLRDSPLDRAILSAFAEVVRASGDGRVADLGCGPGHITAHLAESGLSVFGVDASPAMIELARQACPDLRFDVGSMDALDIADGTLGGVLSRWSIIHTPPEELPAILAEFHRVLAPGGHLLIGFSASGDPSHPTQVFDHAVAPAYRWWPDHLAVTLRASGLAEVARMVREPQPTDRRQFQEIHLLARKA, encoded by the coding sequence ATGGTCGAACACGATGCCTACACGCTCACCCGCGAGGGTTACGACGCCGCTGCCCCCACTTATGCGGAGCTGTTCCGCGACTCGCTGCGTGACAGTCCCCTGGACCGTGCGATCCTGAGCGCCTTCGCCGAGGTCGTACGTGCGAGTGGTGACGGTCGGGTCGCGGATCTGGGGTGCGGGCCTGGCCATATCACCGCCCATCTGGCCGAGTCGGGGCTGTCGGTGTTCGGTGTCGACGCCTCACCCGCGATGATCGAGCTTGCCCGACAGGCCTGTCCTGACCTGCGGTTCGACGTGGGTTCGATGGACGCGTTGGACATCGCGGACGGTACTCTCGGCGGCGTACTCTCCCGGTGGTCCATCATCCACACCCCGCCGGAGGAACTCCCCGCGATCCTGGCGGAGTTCCATCGTGTGCTGGCACCTGGCGGTCACCTCCTGATCGGCTTCTCCGCGAGCGGTGATCCCTCCCACCCGACACAGGTCTTCGATCACGCGGTCGCCCCCGCCTACCGGTGGTGGCCCGATCACCTCGCTGTGACGCTCCGCGCCTCCGGGTTGGCCGAGGTGGCCCGGATGGTCCGCGAACCTCAGCCCACCGACCGACGGCAGTTCCAGGAAATTCATCTGCTCGCCCGCAAGGCCTGA
- a CDS encoding ANTAR domain-containing protein, with the protein MGSTVQELLDSLHEAANEEQRRAWAVTCARSLGLGGMAVSLGQELVWFSDKTSARLEDLQFVLGQGPSQRFRSETEVREVPDLDRELSLRWPQFVAEAEELGIAALFVWPVRIGAVQVGTMTGYRRTAGSLNAQQSAQGWLVADALAQHVLNHWPVAAGRNPGHVGAVNLHRAEVHQATGVLSERLGISLAEALDRLRARAYASGRSLTDTAHTIIRRELPG; encoded by the coding sequence ATGGGCTCCACGGTCCAGGAGCTCCTCGACAGCCTGCATGAGGCGGCGAACGAGGAGCAGCGTCGAGCGTGGGCGGTGACCTGCGCGCGATCTCTGGGACTTGGGGGGATGGCCGTCTCCTTGGGGCAGGAGTTGGTCTGGTTCAGCGACAAGACCAGCGCGCGCCTGGAAGATCTGCAGTTCGTCCTCGGGCAGGGGCCGAGTCAGCGCTTCCGGAGCGAGACGGAGGTGCGCGAGGTGCCCGACCTCGATCGGGAACTCTCTCTCAGATGGCCGCAGTTCGTCGCCGAGGCGGAGGAGCTGGGGATCGCCGCGCTCTTCGTCTGGCCCGTCCGTATCGGCGCCGTTCAGGTGGGCACGATGACCGGTTACCGCCGCACCGCCGGGTCACTGAACGCACAGCAGTCCGCCCAGGGTTGGCTGGTCGCCGACGCGCTCGCCCAGCACGTACTCAACCACTGGCCGGTAGCCGCCGGCAGAAACCCCGGCCACGTCGGCGCGGTCAATCTGCACCGGGCCGAAGTCCACCAGGCCACGGGTGTCCTCAGTGAACGGCTCGGCATCTCGCTGGCGGAAGCCCTGGACCGGTTACGCGCCCGCGCCTACGCCTCAGGCCGGTCCCTGACGGACACCGCCCACACCATCATCCGGCGGGAATTGCCCGGATGA
- a CDS encoding ANTAR domain-containing protein — protein MSRENHIARTFLELADTLVEDFDVIDFLQQMTVRCRELLDVTDAAVFLAHPGPDLHSPAPCDAGPALQRTLDAACGQGPATEAHRTARVVDTRSTAEAAARWPEFTSRLQQAGYTLATGLPMRLRRDNIGSLLLLRTGDQPLNADDLALAQALADAATIGLLQARTIDQQHTINGQLHNALQNRIVIEQAKGILAARRDISLTQAFDSLRRHARNHQTLLSEVAHDVIDNGFTPAIVRPRINSADSE, from the coding sequence ATGAGCAGGGAAAACCACATCGCCCGCACGTTCCTGGAACTCGCGGACACATTGGTGGAGGACTTCGACGTCATCGACTTCCTGCAACAGATGACCGTCCGCTGCCGGGAACTCCTCGACGTCACCGACGCCGCGGTCTTCCTGGCGCACCCGGGCCCCGACCTGCACAGCCCGGCGCCCTGCGACGCAGGGCCCGCGTTGCAGCGCACACTGGACGCGGCCTGCGGTCAGGGGCCTGCCACGGAAGCTCACCGCACAGCCCGAGTGGTCGACACGCGGAGCACGGCCGAGGCTGCCGCACGCTGGCCGGAGTTCACTTCACGACTCCAGCAGGCCGGCTACACCCTCGCCACCGGCCTGCCGATGCGACTGCGCCGGGACAACATCGGCAGCCTCCTCCTGCTGCGCACGGGCGACCAGCCGCTGAACGCCGACGATCTCGCCCTCGCCCAGGCGCTCGCCGACGCCGCCACCATCGGCCTGCTACAGGCACGCACCATCGACCAGCAGCACACCATCAACGGACAGCTGCACAACGCACTGCAGAACCGCATCGTCATCGAACAGGCGAAAGGCATCCTCGCCGCCCGCCGCGACATCTCCCTCACTCAGGCCTTCGACTCCCTGCGCCGCCACGCCAGGAACCACCAGACCCTGCTCAGCGAGGTCGCCCACGACGTGATCGACAACGGCTTCACCCCCGCCATCGTGCGGCCACGGATCAACTCCGCCGACAGCGAGTAA
- a CDS encoding STAS domain-containing protein, whose amino-acid sequence MSTANQRVSVVEEPDGRLAVATVTGELDLETSSAVYRQALETMSRCPIVVLDLSDATFCDSSGFNALLRLRRRAEEAGHQLALAAPPDQVTRLLALTGAPAVFPVYGSLAEARAELLHSKDG is encoded by the coding sequence ATGAGTACGGCAAACCAGCGGGTGAGTGTGGTCGAAGAGCCCGACGGCCGGCTCGCCGTGGCCACCGTGACCGGAGAACTGGACCTGGAGACCTCCTCAGCCGTTTACCGACAGGCCCTGGAGACGATGTCCCGCTGCCCCATCGTGGTCCTGGATCTGTCGGACGCGACCTTCTGCGACTCGTCCGGCTTCAACGCCCTCCTCCGTCTGCGGCGCCGCGCCGAGGAAGCCGGCCACCAGCTGGCGCTGGCGGCCCCGCCCGACCAGGTGACCCGTCTGCTGGCCCTCACCGGCGCCCCGGCCGTCTTCCCTGTCTACGGGAGCCTCGCGGAGGCGAGGGCGGAACTCCTGCACTCCAAGGACGGGTGA
- a CDS encoding catalase, whose translation MSEKKNPVSAAAEKIAQKLQDAVSPGNELPGAPGPEAAPVDEPTEAREPLPPKHDQRGPDTYSPTGRTTGARQRDVAQAGAYLTTAQGARLYETDHSLKAGPRGPVLLQDHHLREKVTHFDHERIPERVVHARGAAAHGVFRGYGAAAGISKAAFLAEGVETPVFVRFSTVLGSRGSADTVRDTRGFATKFYTDEGVFDLVGNNIPVFFIQDAIKFPDVIHAGKPHPDREIPQAQSAHDTFWDFVTLHTEATHHTLWNMSDRGIPRSYRMMEGFGVHTFRLVNAEGDTTLVKFHWKPKLGVHSLVWEEAQITAGMDPDFHRRDLADAIEAGAFPEWELGVQTFPDTEDQMFQGIDLLDATKLVPEELAPVRPIGLMTLNANPSNFFAETEQVAFHLGHLVPGIDVTNDPLLQGRLFSYLDTQITRLGGPNFGQLPINRTHAPVNDMLRDGMHQTAVHRGVAPYRPHSLDGGCPFLAGEETGAYIEVPVEVSASRKARDAAVSFDDHFSQARLFWLSMTATEREHIVAAYTFELGKCWEEAVKERALMVLANIAPELCTQVAVGLGLPVPEATVSLAPVGPSPALSQLGKEWPVDGRIVGIVTDGEYDLDGVREVRRAVLDAGMVPLVVAPAGGRLDPTGDPVTVQRTFTTARSVEFDAILLAGAPAPAADAYGARDAKADDLAAVATGLDPRLLLMVTEAYRHGKAIGAWGQGGRVLEVAGLPADSAGVVSATDASSVLRSVTALLARHRAWDRFTPAL comes from the coding sequence GTGAGCGAGAAGAAGAACCCCGTGTCGGCCGCCGCGGAGAAGATCGCGCAGAAATTGCAGGACGCCGTCAGCCCCGGAAACGAGCTTCCCGGCGCACCTGGCCCAGAAGCTGCGCCGGTCGACGAGCCCACGGAGGCGCGCGAGCCGCTCCCACCCAAACACGACCAGCGCGGACCGGACACCTACAGCCCGACCGGTCGAACCACGGGGGCCAGGCAACGCGACGTCGCCCAGGCAGGGGCGTACCTCACCACCGCCCAGGGGGCGCGCCTGTACGAGACGGACCACTCCCTGAAGGCGGGCCCCCGCGGCCCGGTGCTGCTCCAGGACCACCACCTGAGGGAGAAGGTCACCCACTTCGACCACGAGCGCATTCCCGAGCGGGTGGTGCACGCCAGAGGCGCCGCCGCCCACGGTGTCTTCCGCGGCTATGGCGCGGCGGCGGGGATCTCCAAGGCCGCTTTCCTCGCCGAGGGGGTCGAGACACCGGTCTTCGTCCGTTTCTCCACCGTTCTGGGCTCGCGCGGCTCGGCCGACACGGTCCGCGACACCCGGGGGTTCGCGACGAAGTTCTACACCGACGAGGGCGTGTTCGACCTGGTCGGCAACAACATCCCGGTCTTCTTCATCCAGGACGCGATCAAGTTCCCCGACGTCATCCACGCGGGCAAGCCACACCCCGACAGGGAGATCCCGCAGGCGCAGAGCGCGCACGACACGTTCTGGGATTTCGTCACGCTCCACACGGAGGCGACCCACCACACGCTGTGGAACATGTCGGACCGTGGCATCCCGCGCTCCTACCGGATGATGGAGGGCTTCGGCGTCCACACCTTCCGGCTGGTCAACGCCGAGGGCGACACCACACTGGTGAAGTTCCACTGGAAACCCAAGCTCGGTGTGCACTCGCTGGTGTGGGAGGAAGCGCAGATCACCGCCGGAATGGACCCGGACTTCCACCGCCGTGACCTCGCCGACGCGATCGAGGCGGGCGCCTTCCCCGAGTGGGAGTTGGGTGTGCAGACGTTCCCCGACACCGAGGACCAGATGTTCCAGGGCATCGACCTGCTCGACGCGACGAAGCTCGTGCCGGAGGAGCTGGCACCGGTCCGTCCGATCGGGCTGATGACCCTCAACGCCAACCCCTCCAACTTCTTCGCCGAGACCGAGCAGGTCGCCTTCCACCTAGGCCATCTGGTTCCCGGCATCGACGTCACCAACGACCCGCTGCTCCAGGGGCGTCTCTTCTCCTACCTCGACACCCAGATCACCCGTCTGGGCGGGCCCAACTTCGGGCAGCTGCCCATCAACCGCACACACGCGCCGGTCAACGACATGCTGCGGGACGGCATGCACCAGACCGCGGTGCACCGAGGCGTGGCCCCGTACCGGCCCCACTCGCTCGACGGGGGCTGCCCGTTCCTCGCGGGTGAGGAGACCGGGGCCTACATCGAGGTGCCCGTCGAGGTCTCGGCCTCCCGCAAGGCGCGTGACGCGGCGGTCTCCTTCGACGACCACTTCAGCCAGGCCCGGCTGTTCTGGCTCAGCATGACTGCGACGGAGCGCGAACACATCGTCGCCGCCTACACCTTCGAGCTCGGCAAGTGCTGGGAGGAGGCCGTCAAGGAACGGGCGCTGATGGTGCTCGCCAACATCGCCCCGGAGCTGTGTACGCAGGTCGCGGTAGGTCTGGGACTGCCGGTACCGGAGGCGACCGTCTCCCTGGCCCCGGTCGGGCCGAGCCCCGCGCTGTCCCAGCTCGGCAAGGAGTGGCCGGTCGACGGCCGGATCGTCGGCATCGTCACCGACGGCGAATACGACCTGGACGGAGTACGAGAGGTACGCCGAGCGGTCCTCGACGCCGGAATGGTCCCGTTGGTCGTCGCGCCGGCGGGCGGCCGACTCGACCCGACGGGTGACCCGGTCACCGTGCAGCGGACCTTCACCACTGCCAGGTCCGTCGAGTTCGACGCGATCCTGCTGGCCGGGGCGCCCGCTCCGGCCGCCGATGCCTACGGTGCCCGCGACGCCAAGGCCGACGACCTCGCCGCCGTGGCCACCGGTCTCGACCCCCGCCTGTTGCTGATGGTCACCGAGGCCTACCGGCACGGCAAGGCCATCGGGGCCTGGGGCCAGGGAGGCAGGGTCCTTGAGGTGGCGGGGCTGCCCGCGGACTCCGCGGGAGTGGTGTCAGCCACGGACGCCTCCTCGGTGCTGCGGAGCGTGACGGCTCTCCTCGCGCGACACCGGGCCTGGGACCGTTTCACCCCCGCCCTCTGA